The proteins below come from a single Benincasa hispida cultivar B227 chromosome 4, ASM972705v1, whole genome shotgun sequence genomic window:
- the LOC120075528 gene encoding eukaryotic translation initiation factor 5A-4-like: MSDEEHHFESKADAGASKTFPQQAGTIRKNGYIVIKGRPCKVVEVSTSKTGKHGHAKCHFVAIDIFTAKKLEDIVPSSHNCDVPEVTRTDYQLIDISEDGFVSLLTDNGSTKDDLRLPTDESLLAQIKDGFAEGKDLVVSVMSAMGEEQICGLKDIGPKN, encoded by the exons ATGTCGGACGAAGAGCATCATTTTGAGTCGAAGGCCGACGCCGGAGCCTCCAAGACCTTCCCTCAGCAGGCCGGAACCATCCGCAAGAATGGTTACATTGTCATCAAGGGCCGTCCCTGCAAG GTAGTTGAGGTTTCTACATCCAAGACTGGAAAGCATGGGCATGCTAAATGTCACTTTGTGGCAATTGATATCTTCACCGCCAAAAAACTTGAAGATATTGTTCCATCATCCCACAACTGTGAT GTTCCTGAGGTTACTCGTACCGATTATCAGCTTATTGACATATCTGAAGACGGATTT GTGAGCCTCTTGACTGACAATGGAAGCACAAAGGATGATTTGAGGCTTCCTACTGATGAAAGTTTACTTGCTCAG ATTAAAGATGGATTTGCAGAAGGAAAGGACCTTGTTGTGAGTGTCATGTCAGCCATGGGAGAGGAACAAATCTGTGGCTTGAAGGATATTGGTCCAAAGAACTAA
- the LOC120075527 gene encoding BTB/POZ domain-containing protein NPY1: protein MKFMKLGSKPDAFLSDGKTTRYVSSELPTDVTIFVGEVKFLAHKFPLLSKSNCLQKLVSKANEENSEEIHLIDFPGGPKAFEICAKFCYGMTVTLNAYNVVAARCAAEFLEMTEDIERGNLVFKIEVFLNSSIFRSWKDSIIVLQTAKSLLPWSEDLKIVARCIDSIASKTSVDPANITWSYTYNRKLAEVDRIVEDGIKYQKKMDSVPTDWWVEDVCELEIDLYRRVMIAVKSKGRMDGSVIGEALKTYAVRWLPDTVNALASDAHIKRNRSLIETIICLLPSDRNVGCSCSFLLKLMKVAILVGADDAMREDLVKRVGLKLHEASVKDLLILAQSPQVTRYDVELVYRIVTQYFVHQKFNRNTDVIERSEKGTENLLLGHGSSLNVARLMDEYLAEIADDPNLSLASFIDLSQSIPEFARPIHDRLYKAIDIYLKIHPSLTKADKRKICGLIDVKKLTTETSMHAAQNERLPLRVVVQVLFFEQVRASVSVEAQNNSRDSSSVMTSNDEDCPKELDSCKSLKHNMGHMKISEDIQKTKKLAKKSSKNSRSGMQLLPSRSRRIFDKLWIMGKGHGESRSPETSGSSQSPTSVVPGDMKSSGSYTRQRRHSIS, encoded by the exons ATGAAGTTCATGAAGTTGGGATCAAAACCAGACGCCTTTCTATCTGATGGGAAAACTACTCG GTATGTCTCATCTGAATTGCCAACCGACGTTACCATTTTTGTGGGTGAAGTAAAGTTTCTCGCTCATAAG TTTCCTCTGTTGTCCAAGAGCAATTGCTTGCAGAAACTAGTATCAAAAGCCAATGAGGAGAATTCTGAAGAAATTCATCTGATTGATTTTCCTGGTGGACCTAAGGCGTTTGAAATCTGTGCAAAGTTTTGCTATGGAATGACTGTTACTCTTAATGCCTATAATGTAGTGGCTGCTCGTTGTGCAGCTGAATTCCTTGAAATGACAGAGGACATTGAAAGAGGAAATCTTGTATTTAAGATTGAGGTGTTCCTAAACTCGAGCATCTTTCGTAGTTGGAAAGACTCCATCATTGTGCTTCAAACAGCCAAATCTCTTCTTCCTTGGTCTGAAGATTTGAAGATTGTTGCGAGATGTATTGATTCAATTGCCTCTAAAACGTCTGTGGACCCTGCAAATATCACATGGTCTTACACATATAACAGGAAACTGGCAGAGGTGGATAGAATTGTAGAAGATGGAATCAAGTACCAAAAGAAAATGGACTCTGTACCAACTGATTGGTGGGTTGAAGATGTTTGTGAGCTAGAAATTGATCTGTATAGGCGTGTTATGATTGCTGTGAAATCAAAGGGAAGAATGGATGGTTCTGTCATTGGGGAGGCACTTAAAACTTATGCTGTTAGATGGTTACCAGACACTGTAAATGCTTTGGCCTCTGATGCCCATATTAAGAGGAACAGATCACTCATCGAAACAATCATTTGCTTGTTGCCATCTGACAGAAACGTAGGTTGCTCATGCAGTTTCTTGCTCAAACTCATGAAGGTTGCCATTTTGGTTGGAGCTGATGATGCAATGAGGGAGGATTTGGTGAAGAGAGTTGGCTTGAAGCTGCATGAGGCTTCAGTAAAAGATTTATTGATTCTTGCACAATCTCCCCAAGTTACAAGATATGATGTTGAATTGGTCTATAGGATTGTGACTCAGTATTTTGTTCATCAAAAGTTCAACCGAAATACTGATGTTATCGAGAGGAGTGAGAAAGGGACTGAAAATCTTTTACTCGGGCATGGGTCCTCATTGAATGTAGCTAGACTGATGGACGAGTATCTTGCTGAAATTGCAGATGACccaaatctctcacttgctagTTTCATCGACTTGTCACAGTCGATTCCTGAATTTGCGAGGCCAATACATGATAGATTATATAAAGCAATTGACATTTATCTTAAG ATTCACCCAAGTTTGACAAAAGCTGATAAGAGGAAGATCTGTGGTCTGATTGATGTCAAGAAACTTACAACAGAGACATCGATGCACGCTGCACAGAACGAACGCCTCCCACTTAGAGTTGTAGTTCAAGTTCTCTTCTTTGAACAGGTCAGAGCCTCAGTTAGCGTTGAAGCGCAAAACAACTCTCGAGACTCTTCAAGTGTAATGACAAGCAATGATGAAGATTGTCCGAAGGAGTTGGACAGCTGCAAGTCCCTCAAACACAATATGGGACACATGAAGATAAGTGAAGACATTcagaaaacaaaaaagttaGCTAAGAAGAGCAGCAAGAACAGTAGAAGTGGTATGCAACTGTTGCCATCAAGGTCGAGGAGAATTTTCGATAAGTTATGGATCATGGGTAAAGGGCACGGGGAGAGTCGGAGTCCCGAAACGTCGGGGAGTTCTCAGAGTCCAACTTCAGTGGTTCCTGGAGATATGAAGTCTTCTGGTTCATATACAAGACAGCGGAGGCACTCAATATCTTAG